The DNA segment CCTATAGCTGGTTTATCATAATAACAAAACACTGTGGGATCAAAGGTGACGTTATAGGACGAGCTAGACAGAATTCCAGCGTTAAAAAATTACTCAATTACTCGTGCATTAGATTATGCAGCCATTTAGACCATCTTGAAATTACAGTATTCTATAGAATAAGTACAACCTTATAGTTTCTTCAGTACACATTGCAGCACTTTACTACATAGCTGTCATTCTCAAGCCACACACAGTGTGTACAGCAGAGACAAGAAAGGGTGCCCTCTCCATGTAATCACTTTCATTCCCAGGTGATTGAAGATGCGTCTGCATGCAGCACAGTCACAAAGGCATTCTTTTTGACATGTTTCACGGCGCTAGTATAGCAGAGCCATCTGGTGTTTAGAAAGGAAAATGCAAGGCAACTCAGGCCAAGTTAGCCCAGttacccaacacacacacatatatacatatatatatatatactgtattggcacgcatataggccgcccccgtatataggccgcccccgtatataggccgcaccctaaaagtttggtgcttttatttctttaaaaagcaccaaaaaaacatgctgccacactctcctcccccccccgagatatgctgccacactgtcctcctcctcctcccccccgagatatgctgccactctgcccccaccgACTTatcagagcagactcccgggtgtcttgcggggccggcgggggacatctacgcaatacgcgtatacaacttccggtgccggcacatcccggcaagggagattgttaaagcacatcgtgcagatgtcacggcagcggaggttgtttatccGCAtagccgcagccggtgaccgtctgcccgtctgcacgatgcgcttagacaacctcccgtgccgccaaccccccccccgtggaaagtgctggtaggggaggctgtctgagcgtatcggagagtaggatgcaggtcccctgcaccgtcCCCTGTCCCCTGCACCCGTTAACACTAATTTTTGGTACCGtttggctgttttaacatttctgtggtgctcgtgtttagctgtaactttcttctttcccatgtACTGAagccacacaagttatatattgtttttttttttcaggacaagaagggctttctttagatgtaattttaatTGAATCGTataatttactatttaaaaaaaaagtataaaatacggTGAAAAAGTTTTTGGCTTTTACTtgtaaaatcttttattcatctataaaagctaatgataaaaaaacctgcaaaatagattctactatttgtcctgagtttagaaatacccaatgtttttatgtttttttatgaacgTCATGGTCCAATAAGTACAGGttgcattttgctattttaaaaccatttttttcaaaatctgctAATTCTTCCCCCTATGTGCTATTTGGAACATTTTTGAAgtcagccaatgcaatttaccccatcacagcatatatttttgaagactagacaccccagggtaatttaaatgctatattttaactcttgccatgcactaattctaccaccagtctttgtcaaactttgaatttacagttcctggtatatgtcacggTCACACAACACCCGtttatgtgttcagcaacatctcctgagtacagtgataccacattAAGTGTCGCTTAATGTTATATTGTACAAGTCCTCCCCAGTGGTCATTTCCTGCTTCAACCTCCAATGTGgctgcagtgggtctggagcaGAAAGCAGCACTCGATATGGAACTTTTCATGGTCGTGTAGATGGGGGCCCTGCCAGTGCAGCACACTGGCATCATCTATTGGTTCCTGCTACCAGAAGAAAAAAGCCAGCGGGCATTCCTCAATAgctgaattttattattatgaaacaATACATGTTAAAATACTTTGGAAGTACTTTACTACGTGTTAACATTTGCAGGATACATTTTGAGCATCAGGCGTTCACTTAAAATGGATATGATTCAGAAGTCGGTTTGTCAGTTATAGACATACACACAACAAAGAAAGGCTCCAACAGAACACTGAAAACCCCACATACTGATTCTTGAATGGTACTTTTTCCCCTTACAGTAAATTCTGcccaaaataaaattacttgCATTGGAggcatttattaatatttataactcTCCGTTTAGTCATGGATACCAGAGAGCTAAACAGCTTAATTCTTTAACCCTGCATGTAGGCATGAATGAAATGTACAATTCTTGAAAATATTCCCTGCAGTTAAGGTTCCATCTACTTCACACAAACCCTGTATCTGCAAAAACTGCATTGATTTCGATAGATTGGTACAGCCCCCATTCATTCATGATGCGTCCAGGTATGAATGATATAGCCCTGATTCATAAGCCTCCACTAAGTCACGGAGGTTCTAACAGTCTGAACGAGGTGTATGTGATTCTTCCAATTAGTTCATTCCTATCTCACAGACTACATGAGTTTGGAGAACAATAAATAAAGTGGTATACCAGATATCGATTTCACCAAGAACTCTTGACTAGATCAGGGGAATAACAACAACTACATTGGAGGTATTTCACACAGTTATTGGTTATTTTATCCAGAGCTCAAAGGGGAAGGCCATTATAAAAGCAGcacaagttttatttattagcaCTCTACCCATTGCCAGAAAGGCGTACAGAGAAAGAATTTTAAGTGTTCTCTCCCACGGTGGAAAAATCAGTTTAAagacttggaaaaaaaaaaaagtgtagatGGTTTATTGTGATACTTGCAGTATTTATGGATCTCATATGCAGTAGTCAACATTCACCAGCCATCATTTATTTACaaggtcttttttttcaaaatacattcattttgtttaaagCTACACTGTTGAACCATGTCGCAGTTTCAAAGCACACCCTGCACCTGGCGTATATtaagataaatatattatacagcaTAGCATATGTAGTAACTGATTGATATTCGATACACCAATGTACACAATGTTGGAAACTGACACTAATGAcaagaaataaatacatcatTCTGTCTTATTAATCacttttaaaagttttattCCCATTTCAGATTAGCAGCCTCATTTCTcacatatattaaaacaagTACTAGCCCCTGTTTCACAGTCAGGCAAATACAAATGCAGTTTTAAGCTGGTAGCTACATGTCAAAGTAAAATAGGAGTAAACACCTTCTCAAAACCCATTCCATGTTTGAAGTTTATGCTTTTTGTTTGCTACATCTCAAAATCTgagaactggggggggggttgcgttAAATAAAAACTCCCACAGATCATCTACAAGCCAGGGACCGATAACCAACATCCGGAGGACAGGTGGCCCCTGGTTCATAACAGCTGGTGCTTTGCTTAATATGGAAGCTGCTACAAAACGCTATAcatttgaaagtgttttattgtttCAACAAGCATAAACATTTGTTATATTTCACAACAAGATAAATATCCCAAATTTAACTAAATCAGCAATTTCTACAGTATGTCAATAAACGGGCCTTGGGCATACAGAACGAGaacaaaaagtgttttatttgcataaaaCACCTAAAAGTCTTAATTTTGTAGATCTACTTATTTGTCCTTGGGTTTTGccaaattctcttttttttttttacatttacttttgtgttGCCCTCATTCAGTGCTGGTTTGGAAGCTCATCTCCCATACGGCAAGTGTTTAGTGGAAATCAATATATTTGTACCAGAAAATAAGTGGTGGGGTGGGTTAAACGTGggttcacaaaaaataaaatataaaataatttgcatgAACATCTTTCTGTATTAAGGTTTCAAAGTTAAAGCAAGATATGCTTAAAATACAAGTTACAAAGCGAGCGCAAGCTGCTGTACAGGAAGACCGTAAAATACCCATCTTCTAAAAAACGAACATGGCCAGTTAGAGATCATTCATAGGTTCAACTGCCTccaaattaatgttttatgtaactTTTGGAAGAATTGTGCAGAGGGACATGTTACAGTTTGGGATGTGTTTACTAGcccaacatataaaaaaaaaaaacatggtgacgTGTCAGAAACTGAAGCCTAAGCGTCAAGTGACTATGCCTGGTTCACCGTGCAATACGGCTCTTAAACAGGACTTAAGAAGGTTAAACCTAGAAGTGCTTAAACATCCTGATACTTTCGGAAAGGCTGTCACTGCCAAATTAGTAATaggaagagagggaaaaaaatacacatgtagCAGGCCCGCTATATACAGGATCAAGCATTCAAAAGAAATAAAGGCCCAGAGCTATGAACGAGGAAAGTACATTTCCTAAACCTGTCTAACATACACTGCAAAGCACTCGACAGCTTGGCTAGGATACAATCTTTTGCTTTAAGAGATTGTCATATTATGGGCCTTATACAAGACAGCAGGCAATAATATACCTATATAAAAGTCTGcctttgaattataattttcttaaagaataatatgttaaaatgcTTGAAGGTgcatgcttcatttttgtcaaaaaaaaaataattctggatTAAGTATGAATAGGTTTCCCATATCTCATGAAAAAGAACATACTTGGAACTCAGGGAAGCACTATACGTGTGGTTACGTGGTGCGTATTTACAATTCTGTGCTATACCTCTTGTGAAACATGGCCAAGAAACGGTTCTAATTGGGCATAGAACGAAACCCATTCGAAATTTCAGAAAGCATAACCATTTATGTTGAAGGCTACTCATGTTActtaatacacatttatttaaaacgGTAAGCGATGTCCAAAATTATACATCTTGCACAAACTAGTGACAAAGGGGCCTTTTGTTTGAACCATTCCAGCActgaaagtttatttaaaatataaaaagaactgCGTTTACTAGGATAAAGACGAGGAACATTTTTTTGCTGTCCAATTAGCAACCTCACACAACAAAACGTACTTGAActagttttgtttattttaaactacTTAATTTTGGCAGGGGAAACGTAGGATTTTTATAGGAGAACTCACTCCAAGCCATGGCCTTAATTTAAGCACCACTCAAAAAGTGGCCATACACCCCCTTCCTCCTTTCCTTTGCCCGGCACTAGAAACACCAGCTACTTAGTTGACAGTTTGTATTAAGTGAGTCACACCACACTTTCTCTGTTGCCAGACACCAAGACTGCTCGGCGACAAATGGGACATGTTGAATTTTCAGACAGCCAGCGGTCAATACAGTGGACGTGGTACTCGTGCGAACAAGGTAATTTTCGTAGCTTGTTACCCTCTGTATATTCGGTTATGCACACACTACATGTTTTCAGGGCATCATTTTCACCGAAATTTCGCGTGGAGAGGTTATCAATTTGTTCTTTAGTGAGTCCCCTTGGCTGATCATCATCCTCCTCATTGAGGAGGAAGAACTGGGCCAGACTAAGGAATGGTAGTGATCCACTTTCTTCAAAGGTGACCGGCCCTCTGTTATTACGACCCTCCCTTCGAGCCCCAGAAGTGGAAACACCTTCATTGTTTCCTTCACCGCTTTCCACTGGGTTTGGAGGTTCTGGGACTTCTACAGGAGGAGTTGTGACACCAGCACTAACACTGTCTGCTTGTTCCTCACTCACTGCAGTTGGAGGAGAGGCTGCTCCAGGACTGCCTTGCTCTGCATCATTATCACTATACATAAAGTAGCTAAGCTCTCCAAAACCGGTCATTATCTGCCTCAGCATTGTCTGAATGGCAACAGATGTGGTCTCACTAAGGCCAGTGTTAAGGATCCTGCGGATAGGAATTCTGATAGTGCTGACGTATGTTCTTACTCCAGCACGTTCAGAACGCGAGAAAGTGCGCCGGAACCCCCCCCTCTCACTCTCATAAGTGACTGTGTTGTTAGGGGTTTGAGAGCGAGACCGTGTTCTGTTTGCAATACTGTCTCTTTGACGGTACTCTCCTGGACGTACCCGTCGTACCTGAAGATCCAGGACAATGGTAGGAGGCCTCTGACTGGGACCAGTAGATTCTCCAGAAACTGGAGCCTCTGTAGGAGGTGACTGGGTTGAGCTTCTTGTCTCTGGGTTTGAAAATTGCACTGCACTTGGACTCTGAGCTTCTGCACTAAGTGCTTGTTGCCTTGACGTAACATGCTGTCTAGTTCTAGAGCTTCCCTCTGTTTCATGAGACAAAGGGTTGTTCTGGACCAGACCTGAAATCTGTCTCGTTCTGGAGctaccttctacttcttccactacAGAAGCATCAATAGTCTGTGACGAAACATGGGGAGGCCTCCTTGGAGACGGCTCAACAGGAGGATTCAGAGGTGACCTGCTTctatcagttcttggtcttgtcctTCTTTGATCAGGACTTCTGCTTCTTGCCCTCCTTTGCCCTCTCTGGGAGACGGGCTCCTCTGCAGGTACTTCATCTGGGACGTGACTTTGGGCTGTACCTGGGGTTTCAGGCACAGGTTCAGTCTCACTCTGATTGGTAACCTCCATATCCTCTGTTCCAGGGGTTTCTGCTGACTGGTCACTTGGGGTGGGGTTCTGTTGAGCAGTATTCCGATTCACATTTA comes from the Spea bombifrons isolate aSpeBom1 chromosome 8, aSpeBom1.2.pri, whole genome shotgun sequence genome and includes:
- the RLIM gene encoding E3 ubiquitin-protein ligase RLIM isoform X2 encodes the protein MESADSSGKGSGEQSESQRQSQMDRLDREEAFYQFVNDLNEDDYRLMRDNNLLGTPGEITKEELLRRLQQIKEGPPQPNTEENRGGDSGEDSSNGDSIIDWLNSVRQTGNTTRSGQRGNQSWRAVSRTNPNSGDFRFSLEINVNRNTAQQNPTPSDQSAETPGTEDMEVTNQSETEPVPETPGTAQSHVPDEVPAEEPVSQRGQRRARSRSPDQRRTRPRTDRSRSPLNPPVEPSPRRPPHVSSQTIDASVVEEVEGSSRTRQISGLVQNNPLSHETEGSSRTRQHVTSRQQALSAEAQSPSAVQFSNPETRSSTQSPPTEAPVSGESTGPSQRPPTIVLDLQVRRVRPGEYRQRDSIANRTRSRSQTPNNTVTYESERGGFRRTFSRSERAGVRTYVSTIRIPIRRILNTGLSETTSVAIQTMLRQIMTGFGELSYFMYSDNDAEQGSPGAASPPTAVSEEQADSVSAGVTTPPVEVPEPPNPVESGEGNNEGVSTSGARREGRNNRGPVTFEESGSLPFLSLAQFFLLNEEDDDQPRGLTKEQIDNLSTRNFGENDALKTCSVCITEYTEGNKLRKLPCSHEYHVHCIDRWLSENSTCPICRRAVLVSGNRESVV
- the RLIM gene encoding E3 ubiquitin-protein ligase RLIM isoform X1, giving the protein MESADSSGKGSGEQSESQRQSQMDRLDREEAFYQFVNDLNEDDYRLMRDNNLLGTPGEITKEELLRRLQQIKEGPPQPNTEENRAGGDSGEDSSNGDSIIDWLNSVRQTGNTTRSGQRGNQSWRAVSRTNPNSGDFRFSLEINVNRNTAQQNPTPSDQSAETPGTEDMEVTNQSETEPVPETPGTAQSHVPDEVPAEEPVSQRGQRRARSRSPDQRRTRPRTDRSRSPLNPPVEPSPRRPPHVSSQTIDASVVEEVEGSSRTRQISGLVQNNPLSHETEGSSRTRQHVTSRQQALSAEAQSPSAVQFSNPETRSSTQSPPTEAPVSGESTGPSQRPPTIVLDLQVRRVRPGEYRQRDSIANRTRSRSQTPNNTVTYESERGGFRRTFSRSERAGVRTYVSTIRIPIRRILNTGLSETTSVAIQTMLRQIMTGFGELSYFMYSDNDAEQGSPGAASPPTAVSEEQADSVSAGVTTPPVEVPEPPNPVESGEGNNEGVSTSGARREGRNNRGPVTFEESGSLPFLSLAQFFLLNEEDDDQPRGLTKEQIDNLSTRNFGENDALKTCSVCITEYTEGNKLRKLPCSHEYHVHCIDRWLSENSTCPICRRAVLVSGNRESVV